DNA from Gavia stellata isolate bGavSte3 chromosome 16, bGavSte3.hap2, whole genome shotgun sequence:
GAGCCCAGCGCCCCCCCCCGGACGAGGTAAGGGAGGCGGGGgtcccgcggggcgggcggggggcagaGGCCGAGCCGCGCTGCGGGCCGGCGCCGCCGCTTCGTCCCGGGAAGTtcccgggaggcggcggcggcgcccccgcAGGAATGCCccagcgcgggggggggggggggcggggagccgAGCCGCCCCCGGAAGGATCCCGGGGCGGGACGGGAGGGGGCACGGCGGTGCCGGCGGCGGAGCCCGGAGCTGCGCGGCCTCCCCCCGAGGTGGGTgcccccggcggcggggccgcggagggcccggcccggctgcgggaggcggggaccccccccggccgcggggtGACCGCGGCCGGCCCGGCAGCCTGCCCGCCCCTCGGCCGGCCGGGTCGTTCCTCGGCTCTTCGGGAAAGCGGCGCGGGGTCTGCTCGCcccggggggcgcgggggggtgAGGAGCGGGAGGGGGAGCCGAGCCCCGAGCGCAGCCTTGCAGCCGTGGGCTGGTCTTATTTTGCAGAAGTGGGTGTGCCAGGGAGACGGCTCAACAGGTCTCGacacatttctgtgaaaactgtACTTTGCGAGGGAGAATTTACTGTAATCCGGCAGTTTTAAGCGTTCgcagctttttctcctttgggcAGACTCTGGCATCTGATTTTTGACACGTTTGCTACGCTGGATGGTTCGCTGCCTTTTTTTGACGTTGGGGAAGTTGTCAAATGGaataactgcatttttcctccccttcatgtaaaaaaaaaaaaaaaaggaaaaaagggcaaaacTGGAGGtagatataattttttttccagtcgTCATTGTGCTGTCCACCTTAAACGGCCCAGCCATATTTCTGTGCCGTTTGCAGCCCGTGGGATTTTGGGGGGCTGTCCCGTTCCCGTTTGCCGCCGTCCCGGCTGGTGGGAGTGCGGCTCTCCGGGCACGACCCGGGGGACCCGTCACCTCGGCAGGCACGGGCAAGGGACCCGCCGCCCGGGCCCGCGGAAAGGCTGGGCGAAGTGGTGTCGAAGGACCAAGAAGGGGTTTGGCGTTGAGCTGCTCCCGCTCGGGACGCTTTCACCCAGGCCGAAGCTTGCTGGGGCCACCTTAAAATTTTCACACGTGGGGACTTTTTGTTGATCGCAGTCTTAACTTTGGCATAGAGAAAGCAGCGGCGTTCATCGGCAGTCTGGAGAAAATGGGCGGCAGAGCCGGCGGGTTTGTAATTAAGACGACCGTAAAGTTGTTGTGAGCTCTCTTGGGTGGCTCTGTTTAATGGATAATTCCATGGCCGGGCTTTAACTTGGGCATCGCCTCCGCTTACGGGTGGGGGGGAGCGGGAGCTGATCGCTGTTGGCTGTTAGTGTTAGGCCGTAGACAAACAGTATAGAAAGTTTGCTGAAGAATTTACAGTTATTCTCCAAATGTTTATGCTCTGTGCTGAAAGTAAATGtagtaaaaacaaacagatgaaACTTAGGAGATTGGTGTTCAGTGTTAGGTGTGTTTTGGAGAATAGCCGTGAGCTGTTGAAGTATTGGAAGTTAATACAAATTCTACTTTAGTTAGCTTTTATTTATACATTGAgatttatttaaagaatttaGTTTATTTCAAGATTCACGACTTGTTTTTTAAGCTGAACCTACGTAAAGATAGCAAACTTTGGTGGGGGAAAGGTTGTGTAGCTCCTGGACAATAACAAGccacttaaattttttttctggctggtAGGTACTGCGCTTGCGAGCTGGCTCGGGAAGCTTCGGTACCTGTTGTGGGTGCTGCATCTGaagctgcagggagagagggaactGACTCGGGGAAGGTGATAAACGTccttctcccctgccctgcGCAAGACGTAACTAAATACCAGGGAAAGTTACCTTCTAAAATTTGTAAATTGGGTATTTCAACGattcttctgtttccttgctGGCCAGGGTGGGTAACAGAGCTAGAGAGCGCGTTCAGAAAGATGTCGTATGCTGTACCCTGATTCTGAGTTGCATGCAGGCAGACTTACTGCTTCATCCAGGTTtaacaaagctttaaaaaaaagatttccttgTTACCAgccagaaataaataaataaataaataacccaaacaaaaaaacccaaaaccagtGGGTTTGAGAATGATGTGGCACATGTCCGTTCGTAGCTCGCTTTGCTGTGCTGTCATTCTCAAGAGTAGCTGAACCAGGTTCGCCAGGGTAAtgatttagacttttttttttttttcagctgctattaaaatattcttgctGTGCTAACTTTGAATGCTTCTGATCTTTTTATAGCTGATGTTAAAGTAATGGATTCCAAAGAATTGCTTAACTCGTCGGGTCAAGACGAAGCAAGGAAAAATGCGCTCATCAGTACCAAAGGAGGGACCGTGATGGACTTTCATCCACCCTTCAGGGGTGGAGCTACTGTACAAGCCCCTGTGTCTACATCTCCTCTCCCCGCGTCTTCTCAGTCAGATTCCAAACAGCAAGCTGCTTTGGCTGACTTTTCAAAAGGATTAGTAAACAATGTGCCTCAGCCAGACCTTTCCAAGGCAGTATCGCTCTCGATGGGACTGTACATGGGTGACACAGACACAAAAGTGATGGGAAACGACCTTGGATTTTCGCAGCAGGGCCAAATCGGCATCTCTTCTGGAGAAACGGACTTCAGGCTCCTGGAAGAAAGTATTGCGAGCTTGAACAAGTCCTCGAGCCTGGCCGAGGACACAAAGGGAGCAATATCTTCTGAGGTGCCGCTTGAGCCGGATTTCCCAGGCATGGCTGGCCGCACTGTCCCTTCAGAGTCAGGAACTGCAGTCCAAAGCCAGGTTGGGTCGAATGGTGGCAACTTGAAGTTATTCTCTGAAGACCAAAGCACCCTGGATATTCTCCAGGATCTAGAATTGCCGTCGGTATCGCCTGGCAAAGAGCCCAATGGGAGCCCGTGGAGGCTTGACCCGTTGCTAGATGACGGTGGCTTGCTGTCCCCTATATCCGCAGACGATGCGTTTCTTCTGGAAGGAAATCTCAGCGAAGACTGCAAGCCTCCTATTTTATCTGACACTAAACCTAAAATTAATGATCGTGGTGACCTTTTACCCAGTTCCAAAATGCCGATGCCTCAagtgaagacagaaaaggaagacttCATTGAACTCTGTACTCCTGGcataaagcaagaaaacatgGGCCCAATTTATTGTCAGGCAAACTTCTCGGGGTCTAATCTGCTGGGTACTAAAGTCTCTGCCATATCTATCCATGGTTTCAGTACCTCTGAGGGACAAATGTATCACTATGATTTAAATACTGCATCGCTCTCACAGCAGCAGGATCAGAAACCAATTTTTAATATCATTCCATCTCTTCCTGCCGGTTCAGAAAATTGGAATAGGTGCCAGGGATCAGGCGATGAGACGTTAGCTCCTTTGGGAACGCTCAACCTTTCTGGCAGACCTGCTTTCTCTAATGGCTATTCAAGGTAATTAGTTTTTGTTGctctttattaaaatactaGAAGTATGTTCAGCACAACAGCATGCATGCTGGTttgtggggtgggttttttcctttccaagtcAGTCATCCCTTTTTCATCTGCTGTGTATGGCCGTCTGATCAGGTGTCACTGGTGTGTATTTATTCCATAGTACGGTAGTAGCTTTAACCAAGTACTTACCTATTGGTGttcaagggaagaaaagaggaggggAGCTGgtgtgctttaaaaaataaaaataaaaaaagttctaAGATAGAACCTAGGGGGAAAATGAAGTACGTGGTAGAAGGAGCCGTACACAAGGCAGTATAGGAGGAAGGATTTAAGCGTATACAAAAGCTACTTCATTCTCAAGGGTTAGAGGATCAATCActgtgtgggggtttttttcttgctagtGTTACTTAAATGTTCTGCACAAAAATAACTTAGTTGCTGGGTAAATTTCTAGAATTGCGTTTAAGCTGAACTAGAGTTTTAGCTTTGCTTGGTATTGCGTTTACCTTACATGGAGA
Protein-coding regions in this window:
- the NR3C1 gene encoding glucocorticoid receptor isoform X2, which encodes MDSKELLNSSGQDEARKNALISTKGGTVMDFHPPFRGGATVQAPVSTSPLPASSQSDSKQQAALADFSKGLVNNVPQPDLSKAVSLSMGLYMGDTDTKVMGNDLGFSQQGQIGISSGETDFRLLEESIASLNKSSSLAEDTKGAISSEVPLEPDFPGMAGRTVPSESGTAVQSQVGSNGGNLKLFSEDQSTLDILQDLELPSVSPGKEPNGSPWRLDPLLDDGGLLSPISADDAFLLEGNLSEDCKPPILSDTKPKINDRGDLLPSSKMPMPQVKTEKEDFIELCTPGIKQENMGPIYCQANFSGSNLLGTKVSAISIHGFSTSEGQMYHYDLNTASLSQQQDQKPIFNIIPSLPAGSENWNRCQGSGDETLAPLGTLNLSGRPAFSNGYSSPGMRSDVSSSPSTTSATTGPPPKLCLVCSDEASGCHYGVLTCGSCKVFFKRAVEGKTWQHNYLCAGRNDCIIDKIRRKNCPACRYRKCLQAGMNLEARKTKKKIKGIQQTNVTGTRDVSETPGNKSIVPASLPQLTPTLVSLLEVIEPEVLYSGYDSTLPDSSWRILSTLNMLGGRQVVAAVKWAKAIPGFRNLHLDDQMTLLQYSWMFLMAFALGWRSYKQSNGNLLCFAPDLIINEQRMNLPCMYEQCKHMLMVARELSRLQVSYEEYLCMKTLLLLSTIPKEGLKSQSLFEEIRMTYIKELGKAIVKREGNSSQNWQRFYQLTKLLDSMHDVVENLLSFCFQTFLDKSMSIEFPEMLAEIISNQIPKYSNGNIKKLLFHQK
- the NR3C1 gene encoding glucocorticoid receptor isoform X1 yields the protein MDSKELLNSSGQDEARKNALISTKGGTVMDFHPPFRGGATVQAPVSTSPLPASSQSDSKQQAALADFSKGLVNNVPQPDLSKAVSLSMGLYMGDTDTKVMGNDLGFSQQGQIGISSGETDFRLLEESIASLNKSSSLAEDTKGAISSEVPLEPDFPGMAGRTVPSESGTAVQSQVGSNGGNLKLFSEDQSTLDILQDLELPSVSPGKEPNGSPWRLDPLLDDGGLLSPISADDAFLLEGNLSEDCKPPILSDTKPKINDRGDLLPSSKMPMPQVKTEKEDFIELCTPGIKQENMGPIYCQANFSGSNLLGTKVSAISIHGFSTSEGQMYHYDLNTASLSQQQDQKPIFNIIPSLPAGSENWNRCQGSGDETLAPLGTLNLSGRPAFSNGYSSPGMRSDVSSSPSTTSATTGPPPKLCLVCSDEASGCHYGVLTCGSCKVFFKRAVEGQHNYLCAGRNDCIIDKIRRKNCPACRYRKCLQAGMNLEARKTKKKIKGIQQTNVTGTRDVSETPGNKSIVPASLPQLTPTLVSLLEVIEPEVLYSGYDSTLPDSSWRILSTLNMLGGRQVVAAVKWAKAIPGFRNLHLDDQMTLLQYSWMFLMAFALGWRSYKQSNGNLLCFAPDLIINEQRMNLPCMYEQCKHMLMVARELSRLQVSYEEYLCMKTLLLLSTIPKEGLKSQSLFEEIRMTYIKELGKAIVKREGNSSQNWQRFYQLTKLLDSMHDVVENLLSFCFQTFLDKSMSIEFPEMLAEIISNQIPKYSNGNIKKLLFHQK